A genomic region of Clavibacter michiganensis subsp. insidiosus contains the following coding sequences:
- a CDS encoding HAD family hydrolase, whose product MGATRMVFWDFDGTLAARDGMWPDVLREAVLAVDPTQRVDVDALDRALRDGFPRWGPDGMGLHRSPSAWWAAASPVLADACREVGIEDVITERAMAEVPRVYYRPDAWRILPGAREALETVSRAGLPSVILSNHAPELPGVVEALGFAPLVMRTITSASLGMEEPDPRVFATALRLTGAARDSWMVGDHPVTDVAGARAAGMRAVLVHRSSGGATPLTLHDAAARIVRDLAAAR is encoded by the coding sequence ATGGGCGCGACGCGGATGGTGTTCTGGGACTTCGACGGCACGCTCGCCGCGCGCGACGGGATGTGGCCGGACGTGCTCCGGGAGGCGGTCCTCGCGGTCGATCCGACGCAGCGGGTGGACGTCGACGCCCTCGACCGAGCGCTCCGCGACGGCTTCCCGCGCTGGGGACCGGACGGCATGGGCCTCCACCGCAGCCCGTCCGCATGGTGGGCGGCCGCATCGCCCGTCCTCGCGGACGCGTGCCGGGAGGTGGGCATCGAGGACGTCATCACGGAGCGCGCGATGGCGGAGGTCCCGCGGGTCTACTACCGGCCGGACGCGTGGCGGATCCTCCCGGGCGCGCGCGAGGCGCTCGAGACCGTGTCGCGTGCGGGGCTCCCGAGCGTCATCCTGAGCAACCACGCCCCGGAGCTGCCCGGCGTCGTCGAGGCGCTCGGATTCGCTCCCCTTGTCATGCGCACCATCACGAGCGCGTCGCTCGGGATGGAGGAGCCGGATCCGCGCGTGTTCGCGACCGCGCTCCGGCTGACGGGGGCGGCCCGGGACAGCTGGATGGTCGGGGACCACCCCGTCACCGACGTCGCGGGTGCGCGGGCTGCCGGGATGCGCGCCGTGCTCGTCCACCGGTCATCGGGCGGCGCGACGCCGCTCACGCTCCACGATGCCGCCGCGCGGATCGTCCGCGACCTCGCCGCGGCCCGCTGA